In the genome of Elusimicrobiales bacterium, the window ACGAAGAAGTAAGCGGCGATTGCGACCTGGTCAAAATAGACTGCTCCCGCAATGAAACCACGGTTATACACAGGAATATAAACTGCCTCCCCCGGCTGACTTTGTTTGCCCGAAACAACATTGTTACGACGCTGCTTGACGACAAAAGCCTGCTGTTCCTGAACAGTGATTTTACCCGGAAAAAGGGATTTGCCGTTACCGGCTGCAGGGAGTATGGTTCAATAACATGGACGGACGACGGCTCCTTCATTTTCATAGAATGCGACGAATCGCTGTACCAGGTCGGCGCCTATTCCGGCACGGCGGGTGAACCGCGCTGACCGCCCTGTCAGCCGCGCGGGCCGGGTTTTATGATAGAATAACCTTGTTCTCGCTTCCCCCAATATGACGAAGTTGCGCCGTGCCTTCATAGATACCCGCAATGCAAAAGAGCGCGGGCGGTTTCGTCCGCTCCCGTCCCGTTGCGCTGACATGGAGATTTCATGAATTACACGCAGATAGCCGTTTATGCCGTCGCGCTGGGTTTGCTTTCGCCGCCGCTGGGGATTTACATGGCCGCCGCGCTGGAAAATTCCAGCCGGCTTCAGTCCCGGATATTCGGCCCTGCCGAGAGGCTGATATACAGGCTTTGCGGCATTGACGCAGACGAAGCGATGAACTGGAAGGAATATCTGCGCGCCCTGCTGGTTTTCAGCTTTTTCTGCTTCGCGGCGGTGTTTGTGATGCAGCTTTTGCAGGGAAAGCTGCCGCTTAACCCCAACGGGCTGGGGGCGGTTGAGTGGATGTCCGCGCTCAACACCGCAGTCAGCTTCATGACAAACACCAACTGGCAGGGATACGCGGGCGAGACGACGATGAGCCATTTCACCCAGATGGCGGGGCTTGCCGTGCAGAATTTCCTCAGCGCGGCGGCGGGAATTGCGGTGATGGCGGCGATGGTGCGCGGCCTTGCAAAGCGCACGGAAACGCTGGGCAATTTCTGGGGCGATATGACGCGGATTACGGTGCGGCTGCTACTGCCGCTGTCGCTGCTTGCGGCGGGGCTGCTGGTCTGGCAGGGCGTGCCGCAGACTTTCGCGCCCAACGCGCGGGCGGTTACGGTGGAAGGGGCCGCGCAAACCATACCGCTGGGGCCTGCCGCCTCGCAAATCGCCATAAAGCAGATAGGCACCAACGGCGGCGGCTATTACAATGCCAATTCCGCCCATCCGCTTGAAAATCCGACGCCGCTAAGCAATTTCATTGAAATGCTGGCCCTTCTGCTGCTGCCGGCGGCCTGCGTTTTCGCCTACGGCGAAATGGCCGGGAACCGGCGGCACGGCGCGCTGCTGTTTGCGGTGATGCTGGCCTTCTGGGCGGCGGGGCTGGCGGTTTCGCTATGGGCGGAAAGCGGAAATCCGGCGGCATTGGAGGGAAAAGAGGTCCGCTTCGGCATAACCAACAGCGTTATATGGGCCGTGTCCACCACCGCCGCGTCCAACGGCTCGGTGAATGCGATGCACTCCAGCCTCTCGCCGCTGGCGGGCGGAACCGCGCTGTTTAACATAATGCTGGGCGAGGTCGTCTTCGGCGGCGCCGGCTCCGGCATGTACGGAATGCTGCTGTTTGTGCTGCTGACGGTATTTTTATGCGGGCTTATGGTGGGCCGGACGCCGGAATACCTGGGCAGGAAAATAGAGAAAAACGAGATTCTGCTGACCATAATCGGGGTGCTGGCTCCGGGCGCGGCCATACTGGCGGGCGCGGCGCTGTCCTGCGCGGTTCCGGCGGCGCTGGCCAGCCTGTCCTGCGGCGCGCCGCACGGCTTTAGCGAACTGCTCTATGCCTGGACCTCCGCCGCCGGCAACAACGGCAGCGCGTTTGCCGGGCTAAACGCCAACACACCGTTTTTCAACATCGGGCTGGCCGCCGCCATGCTTATAGGCAGGTTCGCGGTTATAATACCGTGCCTTGCCATAGCCGGCGGCATGGGGCTTAAAAAGCAATGCCCCCCCTCCGCCGGGACGCTGCCGACGGACACTCTCACCTTCGGCGCGCTGCTGGGCGCGGTGATACTGATTGTGGGCGGGCTGACTTTTTTCCCGGCGCTGGCCTTAGGTCCGCTGGCGGAACATCTTTTATGAGCAAAACCTTCTGGGATAGGAAGCTGGTCCTGCGCGCGGCGGCGGACGCTTTTGCCAAGCTCAATCCGGCGGTTCAGCTTGGCAATCCGGTGATGTTTGTAACACTCCTCGGCGCCGCTGTGGTGACGTGCTGTGTAATCCTGCGGCTGCCGCATATCCCCGGTTTTGAGCTGCAAATCGCGCTGTGGCTGTGGTTTACGGTGCTGTTTGCCAATTTCGCCGAGGCGCTGGCCGAGGGGCACGGCAAGGCCCGCGCCGAATCGCTGCGCAAATCCCGGGTGGAAATAATCGCCCGCCGGATTGAAAACGGCAGGGAGGAAAAAGTCTCCGCCTCCGCGCTACGCAGGGGCGACACCGTGGTCTGCGAGGCCGGGGACATGATTCCCGGCGACGGCGAAGTGGCCGAAGGCATCGCCACCGTGGACGAATCCGCCATAACCGGAGAATCCGCGCCCGTCATCCGCGAAAGCGGCGGCGACAGAAGCGCGGTTACCGGCGGCACAAGAGTGCTGAGCGACAGAATTGTTGTCCGCATCTCCGCCGACCCCGGGCAGAGCTTCGTGGACCGGATGATAGCCCTTATAGAAAACTCCGCCCGCCAGAAAACGCCCAACGAGACCGCGCTTAACATGGTGCTGGCCGCGCTGACGGTTATTTTCCTGCTGGCGGTGGTTTCGCTGAAGTTTTTCGCGGATTACGCGGCGGCCTCCGCCGGGCAGGATTTGTCCGCCGTGGTAACGGTTCCGGTGCTTGTGTCGCTGCTGGTCTGCCTGATACCCACCACCATAGGCGGGCTTTTAAGCGCCATCGGCATAGCCGGAATGGACCGGATGCTCCAGAAAAACGTGATAGCCAAAAGCGGCCGCGCGGTTGAGGCCGCCGGCGACATAGACGTGCTGCTGCTGGACAAAACCGGCACCATCACCTTCGGCAACAGGATGGCAAGCGCTTTTATCCCCGCGCCGGGGGTAACGGAGCAGGAGCTGGCGCAGGCCGCGCAGCTGGCCTCCCTCTCCGACGAGACGCCGGAGGGCCGCTCCATAACCGCGCTGGCCAAGTCAAAATTCCAGCTGCGCGCGGAGGGGCTGCAGCCCCACGAGGCGAAATTCATCCCCTTTTCCGCCATGACGCAATGCAGCGGAGTGGAGTTGCATAACCCGCCGCGGAAAATACTGAAAGGCTCCATCGCCGCCATCAGGGGACTGTGCGCGTTCCCGCCGGAGCTGGAGGAGCGGCAGGCCGCCATAGCCAATTCCGGCGGCACGCCGCTGGCGGTGGTTGACAACGGCAGGGCGCTGGGGCTTATACACCTCAAAGACGTGGTCAAGGGCGGCATAAAGGAGCGTTTCACGCAATTGCGCAAGATGGGAATCAAAACCATCATGATAACGGGCGACAATCCGCTTACCGCCGCCGCCATCGCAGCCGAGGCCGGGGTAGACGATTTTATGGCGCAGGCCACGCCCGAATCCAAGCTGGCGCGCATACGGCAGGAGCAATCCTCCGGCAGGCTGGTGGCCATGACCGGCGACGGCACCAACGACGCTCCCGCTCTGGCGCAGGCCGACGTGGCCGTAACCATGAACACCGGCACACAGGCCGCGCGCGAAGCCGGCAATATGGTGGATCTGGACAGCAACCCCACCAAACTTATAGAGATAGTGGAAACCGGCAAGCAGCTTCTCATGACGCGCGGCGCGCTGACCACATTCAGCATCGCAAACGACGTTGCCAAGTATTTTGCCATAATCCCGGCGCTGTTTGGCGCGCTGTATGCGGCGGACGGCCACGCCGGGCCGCTGGCGTCGCTTAACATAATGCGGCTGCATTCGCCGCAAAGCGCGGTGCTCAGCGCGGTCATATTCAACGCGCTGATAATAATCGCGCTGATTCCGCTGGCGCTGCGCGGCGTCAAATACGAGGCGGTGGACGCGCAAACCCTGCTGCGGCGCAATGTGCTGGTCTACGGCGCGGGCGGGGTTATCGCGCCGTTTATCGGCATAAAGCTGCTGGATATGGTGATAGGGCTTGTCATATGAAAACAACTCTTGCCGCGCTTAAATTCCTGATTTTAATGACCGTGCTAACCGGGCTTGCCTACCCGCTTGCCGTATGGATGTTCGCGCGAACTTTTTCCGGCGGCGCCGCCTCCGGCGGGCTTATATGGCGCGGCGGGCGGATAATCGGCTCGAAGCTTGTGGCCCAGAATTTCACCGGGCCGGGATATTTCTGGCCGCGCCCCTCGGCGGTTGATTACAACCCCATGCCGTCCGGCGGCAGCAACCGCGCGCCGGGCAGCGCGGCATTGCGGGACGCCGCCAAAGCCCGCAGGGAAAAATTCGGAGCGGACGCCCCGGCGGATTTGATTTTCGCCTCCGGCAGCGGGCTGGACCCGCATATAAGCCCGCAGGCCGCGCTGGCGCAGTGCGCGCGCGTGGCCAAAGCGCGCGGCATTGACGAATCGCGGCTGGCCGCGCTGGCGCTATCCCGCGCCGAAGGCAGCCGTTCCGGCTTTTCCGGCGAACCGAGGGTGAACGTGCTGCTTCTAAACCTCGCGCTGGATGAGTGGCAGGCCGCAACAGCCGGGCATCCTTAAACCGGAGCGCGGCTTTTTGTCCGGCGCGGGGAAATTGATACAATGAACTGATGGAATGGATTTATCAGGCCCCCGTATTGTTTTTTTCAATAATATTCCATGAATTCGCCCACGGCTATATGGCCTTCCGCCGGGGCGACGACACCGCTTATCATTCCGGCAGGCTCACGCTTAACCCGCTGCCGCATATAGACTTCATGGGCACCATAGCGCTGCCCGTGCTTTGCCATTTCGCCGGACTGCCGATGTTCGGCTGGGCCAAGCCGGTGCCGATAAACCCGCTGCGGCTTTATACTCCCAGGACGGATGTGGTCAAGGTGGCGGCGTGCGGCCCGCTGTCAAACCTGCTGCTTGCCGCCGCCTGCGCGGTATTTATGAAACTGGCGCTGCTGGCGCGCGCTTCCCTGGGGCCGGAGATGACGGTTACCATGGTAAAGGCCATGGGTTTCGGCATCACCATAAATATAGTGCTGGCGGTATTCAACCTTATACCGCTTGCTCCGCTGGACGGCTCGCGCATAGTGGCGGGGCTGCTGCCTTACAATATGGCGGCCCGCTACGAAAGCCACGCGCGCTACGCGCCGTTCATACTTATCGCGCTTATTTTCACCGGCGCGATAAAGTATCTGATACTGCCGCCGCTTGTGCTGGCGCTTTTCGTGCTGGCCAAAATGGGGCTTCCAATGCTATGAAGAAAAAACTGGTTTCCGGCATGAGAACCACGGGAAGATTGCATCTCGGCAATTATTTCGGCGCGCTAAAAAACTGGGCGCAGTTGCAGGACGGCTACGACTGCTATTTTTTCACCGCGGACTGGCATGTGCTTACCACAAAGCACGACAACACCGAAAATATCGTCTCCGACACGCGCGAGATGGTCATAGACTGGCTCTGCGCCGGGCTGGACCCGCAAAAAGCCGTTATTTTCCGCCAGTCCGACGTGCCCGAACACGCCGAGCTTGCGCTGCTGCTGGGCATGATAACGCCGGTGGGCTGGCTGCTGCGCTGCCCGACATATAAAGAACAACTCATTGAAATTTTCCAGAAAAAATACGCGGGACAGATGGAGCATCACAAGACCGAAGACGCGTCCAAACTGATGAGCGCGCTGAACCAGTCCGCCGGCATAGGCGGCGACGCGGAGCTTGCGGCAGCCTCCGAGCTGGCCTCTTTCGGTTTTCTGGGCTACCCGGTGCTGCAGGCCGCCGATATTTCGGTGCATGGCGGCGAGGTTGTGCCCGTGGGCCAGGACCAGGTGGCCCATATTGAAATCTCACGCGAGATAGCGCGCAAATTCAACGACTTGTACGGCGCGGTATTGCCGGAGCCGCAGCCGCTGCTAAGCCAGGTTCCGAAGGTGCCGGGGACAGACGGGCGCAAAATGTCCAAATCCTACGGCAATGCCATAGAGATGTGCGAAGCCGCGGATTCGGCGCAGAAAAAAGTTATGGCGATGTTTACCGACCCCGGCAAAAAGCGCGCCAACGACAAGGGCAACCCGGACGGCTGCGTGGTGTTCGCCTTCCACAAAATCTGCAACCCGGATTTCAAAACCCGCGAAGGCGAATGCCGCGAGGGCGCAATCGGCTGCGTCAACTGCAAAAAGCATTTGTTCACATTCATGGAGCAGCAGCTCGCCGGCTTCCGCGAAAAGCGCAAGCCCTACGAATCCGACCCGCAGCTTGCCGATAAAATTCTGGCCGAAGGCGGGAAAAAGGCCCGCGCAAGCGCATCGGAAACCATGAAACTTGTCCGCAAAGCGATGAAACTGGCATGATTCAAACAGAACCGATAAAGGTTGAGATTGATGTTTTTGAAGGCCCGATGGACCTTCTGCTTTACCTGATTCGCAAGAACAATCTGGACATCTACGATATTCCCATCGCCCAGATAACTCACGAGTATCTGGCCTATCTGGATGTGATGCGCGATTTGAACCTGGACATCGCCGGCGATTTTCTGGTGATGGCGGCCACCCTGATGCAGATCAAGGCCAAGACGCTGCTGCCCTCGCAGGCCGACCCCGCAGCCGACGAAGGCCCCGACCCCGCAGCCGAGCTTATCGGCAAAATCACCGAGTATCAGAAATACAGGGAAGCCTCCAAATTCCTGGACGGGCAGTTTGAACAGTTCAAGGATGTCTAT includes:
- the kdpA gene encoding potassium-transporting ATPase subunit KdpA, with the protein product MNYTQIAVYAVALGLLSPPLGIYMAAALENSSRLQSRIFGPAERLIYRLCGIDADEAMNWKEYLRALLVFSFFCFAAVFVMQLLQGKLPLNPNGLGAVEWMSALNTAVSFMTNTNWQGYAGETTMSHFTQMAGLAVQNFLSAAAGIAVMAAMVRGLAKRTETLGNFWGDMTRITVRLLLPLSLLAAGLLVWQGVPQTFAPNARAVTVEGAAQTIPLGPAASQIAIKQIGTNGGGYYNANSAHPLENPTPLSNFIEMLALLLLPAACVFAYGEMAGNRRHGALLFAVMLAFWAAGLAVSLWAESGNPAALEGKEVRFGITNSVIWAVSTTAASNGSVNAMHSSLSPLAGGTALFNIMLGEVVFGGAGSGMYGMLLFVLLTVFLCGLMVGRTPEYLGRKIEKNEILLTIIGVLAPGAAILAGAALSCAVPAALASLSCGAPHGFSELLYAWTSAAGNNGSAFAGLNANTPFFNIGLAAAMLIGRFAVIIPCLAIAGGMGLKKQCPPSAGTLPTDTLTFGALLGAVILIVGGLTFFPALALGPLAEHLL
- the kdpB gene encoding potassium-transporting ATPase subunit KdpB, whose translation is MSKTFWDRKLVLRAAADAFAKLNPAVQLGNPVMFVTLLGAAVVTCCVILRLPHIPGFELQIALWLWFTVLFANFAEALAEGHGKARAESLRKSRVEIIARRIENGREEKVSASALRRGDTVVCEAGDMIPGDGEVAEGIATVDESAITGESAPVIRESGGDRSAVTGGTRVLSDRIVVRISADPGQSFVDRMIALIENSARQKTPNETALNMVLAALTVIFLLAVVSLKFFADYAAASAGQDLSAVVTVPVLVSLLVCLIPTTIGGLLSAIGIAGMDRMLQKNVIAKSGRAVEAAGDIDVLLLDKTGTITFGNRMASAFIPAPGVTEQELAQAAQLASLSDETPEGRSITALAKSKFQLRAEGLQPHEAKFIPFSAMTQCSGVELHNPPRKILKGSIAAIRGLCAFPPELEERQAAIANSGGTPLAVVDNGRALGLIHLKDVVKGGIKERFTQLRKMGIKTIMITGDNPLTAAAIAAEAGVDDFMAQATPESKLARIRQEQSSGRLVAMTGDGTNDAPALAQADVAVTMNTGTQAAREAGNMVDLDSNPTKLIEIVETGKQLLMTRGALTTFSIANDVAKYFAIIPALFGALYAADGHAGPLASLNIMRLHSPQSAVLSAVIFNALIIIALIPLALRGVKYEAVDAQTLLRRNVLVYGAGGVIAPFIGIKLLDMVIGLVI
- the kdpC gene encoding potassium-transporting ATPase subunit KdpC; protein product: MKTTLAALKFLILMTVLTGLAYPLAVWMFARTFSGGAASGGLIWRGGRIIGSKLVAQNFTGPGYFWPRPSAVDYNPMPSGGSNRAPGSAALRDAAKARREKFGADAPADLIFASGSGLDPHISPQAALAQCARVAKARGIDESRLAALALSRAEGSRSGFSGEPRVNVLLLNLALDEWQAATAGHP
- a CDS encoding site-2 protease family protein; the protein is MEWIYQAPVLFFSIIFHEFAHGYMAFRRGDDTAYHSGRLTLNPLPHIDFMGTIALPVLCHFAGLPMFGWAKPVPINPLRLYTPRTDVVKVAACGPLSNLLLAAACAVFMKLALLARASLGPEMTVTMVKAMGFGITINIVLAVFNLIPLAPLDGSRIVAGLLPYNMAARYESHARYAPFILIALIFTGAIKYLILPPLVLALFVLAKMGLPML
- the trpS gene encoding tryptophan--tRNA ligase; translation: MKKKLVSGMRTTGRLHLGNYFGALKNWAQLQDGYDCYFFTADWHVLTTKHDNTENIVSDTREMVIDWLCAGLDPQKAVIFRQSDVPEHAELALLLGMITPVGWLLRCPTYKEQLIEIFQKKYAGQMEHHKTEDASKLMSALNQSAGIGGDAELAAASELASFGFLGYPVLQAADISVHGGEVVPVGQDQVAHIEISREIARKFNDLYGAVLPEPQPLLSQVPKVPGTDGRKMSKSYGNAIEMCEAADSAQKKVMAMFTDPGKKRANDKGNPDGCVVFAFHKICNPDFKTREGECREGAIGCVNCKKHLFTFMEQQLAGFREKRKPYESDPQLADKILAEGGKKARASASETMKLVRKAMKLA